A region from the Vicia villosa cultivar HV-30 ecotype Madison, WI linkage group LG3, Vvil1.0, whole genome shotgun sequence genome encodes:
- the LOC131659260 gene encoding uncharacterized protein LOC131659260, with protein MDIPVDTVKEAKRHTHTYSFFREPLIALKGLGSLMTAFYLKSFTDSYGNILTLLETVVETPALQTLMQFYDPEMRCFTFQDYQLAPTLEEYSIILNLKIKDEVPFIDVPKEVNFKSIAAALYLSIKEVSDDWKSNGGVSGFSLKFLVRKAKEEFEKKNWNVYNALLAVAIYGIVMFPNVPNFIDSAAVHIFMGKNPIPTLLADTYYAVHSRYEKGGGAITCCLQLLFIWFLSLLPSKGPFVKTRETLKWTHKIMSLTSYDIQWQKYRINISEVIVGCGEFDNVPLVGTRGCINYNPVVSLRQLGYTLKDKPADHLVAETVYFEKGSDPEKLKRIIVAWKKIRKHYRAYLGKKESLALTPYVKWIEKWVGNLLLPYDTIAPLQKQPPLILSDSVPTELYKNALVTNYRLHEREQETNLKFFEERDAKIRLMHQLKQVEGASSRQVSRGALMSC; from the coding sequence ATGGACATTCCAGTTGATACTGTCAAGGAAGCAAAGAGACATACGCACACCTACAGCTTCTTCCGAGAGCCATTGATCGCATTAAAGGGTTTGGGTTCGTTAATGACCGCTTTCTATTTGAAGAGTTTCACGGACAGCTATGGGAATATTTTGACTTTGTTGGAAACCGTGGTTGAGACACCTGCTTTGCAAACTTTGATGCAATTTTATGATCCTGAAATGAGGTGTTTTACGTTCCAGGATTACCAGTTGGCTCCGACATTGGAAGAGTACTCTATCATTCTTAATCTCAAGATAAAAGACGAAGTGCCATTCATCGACGTTCCTAAGGAAGTAAATTTCAAGTCGATCGctgctgctctttatttgagcataaaagAAGTATCTGATGATTGGAAGTCGAATGGAGGTGTCTCGGGGTTCTCTTTGAAGTTCTTGGTCAGAAAAGCTAAAGAGGAATTTGAGAAAAAGAATTGGAACGTGTACAATGCATTGCTTGCTGTGGCCATTTATGGGATTGTGATGTTCCCGAATGTTCCCAATTTTATAGACTCGGCCGCGGTACACATCTTCATGGGAAAGAATCCTATTCCTACATTGTTGGCCGATACTTATTATGCCGTTCATTCCCGATATGAGAAAGGTGGTGGTGCCATCACTTGTTGCCTGCAGTTGTTGTTCATCTGGTTCCTCTCTTTGTTACCCAGCAAAGGACCTTTTGTGAAGACAAGGGAGACGCTCAAGTGGACCCATAAGATTATGTCACTTACTTCTTATGATATTCAGTGGCAAAAATACCGGATCAACATTTCTGAGGTAATTGTTGGATGCGGTGAGTTTGATAATGTTCCTTTGGTTGGTACTAGAGGTTGCATCAATTACAATCCCGTGGTATCCTTGCGTCAATTGGGGTATACCTTGAAAGACAAGCCGGCTGATCACTTGGTAGCGGAGACGGTCTATTTTGAGAAAGGGTCGGATCCAGAAAAGTTGAAGAGGATAATTGTGGCTTGGAAGAAGATCCGTAAGCATTATAGAGCTTATTTAGGGAAGAAAGAATCGCTTGCTCTGACACCGTATGTTAAGTGGATTGAAAAGTGGGTTGGAAACTTGTTGCTTCCATATGATACGATTGCACCacttcaaaagcaacctcctttgaTTCTATCTGACTCTGTGCCAACAGAACTTTACAAGAATGCTTTGGTTACTAACTACAGGTTGCACGAAAGGGAACAAGAGACCAACTTGAAATTCTTTGAAGAAAGAGATGCAAAGATAAGGTTGATGCACCAGCTCAAGCAAGTCGAAGGCGCAAGTTCAAGGCAGGTGTCCAGAGGCGCCCTTATGAGTTGCTAA
- the LOC131659261 gene encoding uncharacterized protein LOC131659261, with amino-acid sequence MTEHEMIDMFTSTLSGHYYLACSASANFSKMVRYGERVEMGLKIGKIQLGAFSNSAGGKKQAEGYARRKEGNADAIYGRRGSGRNNSQVNAVMIPVPQQQEQGQRSNNDRYPPRTRPHRKIDPIPMTYAQVLQHLLKIEKITLRDAPNAPDTQSPNYNANARCAFHFGAAGHDTERCIALKNKVQDLLDQKIIQFTPTPNIVNNPMPTHGGSQHLVNSGIFPGCGVDCENCKSQPEGCADLRSMVQKLINEGPLQFYRRLRGAKSKAGEVSLISIPYEPVAPICIQVPIQIPVSIPYEEQPAALMITVPGPIPYESEKAVPWHYGSDVYYYGTKEKGEPSKEKFVEAVVANTDNVAGTGRITRSGRVFSPQLVQSNEDALAKAKGKQVVTDV; translated from the exons ATGACTGAACATGAGATGATCGACATGTTCACCAGTACTTTGTCCGGACACTACTACTTGGCTTGCAGTGCTTCAGCCAACTTTTCTAAAATGGTGAGATATGGCGAACGTGTCGAGATGGGTTTAAAGATAGGGAAAATTCAGTTGGGAGCTTTTTCTAATTCAGCTGGTGGTAAGAAACAAGCTGAGGGTTATGCCAGAAGGAAGGAAGGAAATGCGGATGCCATATATGGAAGAAGGGGTTCAGGGAGAAACAATTCGCAAGTCAACGCTGTCATGATTCCAGTTCCGCAACAACAAGAGCAAGGACAACGTTCCAACAATGATCGTTATCCTCCCAGGACTAGGCCTCATAGAAAGATTGATCCGATTCCCATGACCTATGCTCAGGTGTtgcaacatttgctcaagattgagaagattactttgagagatgctccgaATGCTCCGGACACACAATCTCCGAATTACAATGCAAATGCAAGATGTGCTTTCCACTTCGGTGCAGCTGGACATGATACAGAAAGGTGTATTGCGTTGAAAAACAAAGTACAAGACTTGTTGGATCAAAAGATAATCCAGTTCactcctacacccaatattgtcaataatcCGATGCCTACTCACGGAGGTTCG CAACATCTGGTTAATAGCGGTATCTTCCCGGGCTGTGGTGTGGATTGTGAGAATTGCAAGAGTCAACCCGAAGGTTGTGCTGATTTGAGAAGTATGGTACAAAAGCTGATTAATGAGGGTCCTCTTCAATTCTATCGAAGGTTGAGAGGTGCAAAGAGTAAGGCTGGTGAAGTGTCTTTGATCTCAATTCCTTATGAGCCAGTTGCTCCAATATGTATCCAAGTTCCTATTCAGATACCTGTCAGTATCCCGTATGAGGAACAACCAGCGGCGTTGATGATTACCGTGCCAGGGCCTATTCCATATGAGAGTGAGAAGGCCGTCCCTTGGCATTATGGTTCAGACGTATATTACTATGGCACGAAGGAGAAGGGTGAGCCATCGAAAGAGAAGTTTGTGGAAGCCGTAGTTGCAAACACTGATAATGTTGCCGGTACTGGTAGAATCACTCGCAGTGGTAGGGTGTTCTCCCCTCAGCTTGTTCAAAGTAATGAGGATGCTTTGGCTAAGGCCAAAGGCAAACAAGTAGTGACTGATGTCTAG